A window of Fluoribacter dumoffii NY 23 contains these coding sequences:
- a CDS encoding esterase/lipase family protein yields MATKTILKGFPWARYILVLVFGIMCMGQAYAFLPTSHKQIHTSSPSVQVQSEPAREIVVLIHGLMRTSLSMWPLKNYLKRQGYEVYSYSYPSPKYSIQEHGLYLNQFIKNLLKKNPGVKINFITHSLGGIITRQALSGLPQKQLKNIGCLIMLAPPNQGSKLAKMSTKMFPMLTTPIKPLAELSSDQTSYVHRVPVPNIKIGIIAGRYDAKVPPDSARLQGQNEPVIVNSNHTFIMNNAKTRQLIMSFLKTGSFAQVRERGFKNS; encoded by the coding sequence ATGGCCACCAAGACCATTCTTAAAGGTTTCCCATGGGCTCGGTATATTCTGGTATTAGTCTTTGGAATAATGTGTATGGGCCAAGCTTATGCCTTTTTACCCACTTCACACAAGCAAATCCATACAAGCTCTCCCTCAGTACAAGTGCAATCAGAACCGGCTCGGGAAATAGTGGTGCTAATCCATGGTTTGATGCGTACATCCCTGAGCATGTGGCCATTAAAAAATTATTTGAAGAGGCAGGGATATGAGGTTTACTCCTACAGTTACCCCTCTCCAAAATACAGTATTCAGGAACATGGGCTTTATTTAAACCAGTTTATAAAAAATTTATTGAAGAAAAACCCGGGTGTAAAAATTAATTTTATCACCCATAGTCTGGGAGGCATTATTACTCGACAGGCTTTATCCGGTTTACCGCAAAAACAATTAAAAAATATCGGGTGCCTTATCATGCTGGCCCCGCCCAATCAGGGATCAAAGCTGGCAAAAATGTCGACCAAAATGTTTCCTATGCTGACGACGCCAATAAAGCCATTGGCTGAGTTGAGCTCTGACCAAACTTCCTATGTACACCGTGTTCCGGTTCCGAACATAAAAATAGGCATTATCGCCGGGCGCTATGATGCGAAAGTTCCTCCTGATTCAGCGCGTTTGCAAGGGCAAAATGAGCCGGTTATTGTGAATTCCAATCATACATTCATTATGAACAACGCCAAAACCAGACAGCTCATCATGAGTTTCCTAAAAACCGGGAGCTTTGCGCAGGTTAGGGAGCGCGGGTTTAAAAATTCCTGA
- a CDS encoding bestrophin family protein, protein MKSRSHNLLAWIPHLFLFYKEKVFRKLLPIIIFMIVYAVIIAYFFEKATRYNLGQFHLIFSFILTIVIGFRVNTSYSRWWEGRILWGSIVNNCRNLGLKFDAFVGLDQYPEFYEWLKKLPIIIKSHLRKETNEINTELLSLCIHEAEGKNPVLLVTKKMYQLLNQLRKENKLHLEQYLALDIHIANLIDMTGGCERIANTHVPPAFAFFVKQALLFYAIMFPFGWVDTFGFLIIPMMVMIVYILLGLEILSEELEEPFGKDDNDLPLTTIATNIVKNIEQIAEP, encoded by the coding sequence ATGAAATCAAGATCACATAATCTTTTAGCCTGGATTCCCCATCTTTTCTTGTTTTATAAAGAAAAAGTTTTTAGAAAATTATTGCCGATTATTATCTTTATGATCGTTTATGCAGTGATCATTGCTTATTTTTTTGAAAAGGCCACCCGCTATAATTTAGGGCAGTTTCATCTGATTTTCAGCTTTATTCTCACTATAGTTATTGGATTTAGAGTGAATACCAGTTATTCGCGTTGGTGGGAAGGAAGGATTTTATGGGGTTCAATCGTGAATAATTGCCGAAATTTGGGCTTAAAATTCGATGCATTTGTGGGCCTTGATCAATACCCTGAATTTTATGAGTGGTTGAAAAAATTACCCATTATTATTAAATCTCACTTACGAAAAGAGACTAATGAGATTAATACAGAGTTACTGTCTTTGTGTATTCACGAGGCGGAGGGAAAAAATCCGGTACTGTTAGTGACAAAAAAAATGTATCAATTGCTAAATCAGCTACGAAAGGAAAACAAGCTGCACCTGGAACAATACCTAGCCTTGGACATTCATATAGCCAATTTAATTGATATGACTGGTGGTTGTGAACGAATTGCCAATACCCATGTTCCTCCTGCTTTTGCCTTTTTTGTCAAACAGGCATTACTCTTTTATGCAATCATGTTCCCTTTTGGGTGGGTAGATACTTTTGGATTCCTCATTATTCCCATGATGGTCATGATTGTGTATATCTTGTTGGGGTTGGAAATATTATCGGAAGAATTGGAAGAACCTTTTGGTAAAGATGATAATGATTTACCCTTAACCACAATTGCAACAAATATAGTCAAAAATATAGAACAAATAGCTGAACCCTAG